A stretch of DNA from Juglans microcarpa x Juglans regia isolate MS1-56 chromosome 5D, Jm3101_v1.0, whole genome shotgun sequence:
TGATGACCTTCATAATGTCTTCCTATTTCTGCAAGTTTGATAAGATGTAGAACAAAGAAGTGATGATTATGTTGATTGAGGGATGAGAGTCGTAAGTAGATAGCTTCCCACActcttgttcttattttttcttacataAGAACTTTCATGAACACCTGCTTTCCTTCAATTTATTTAGTTAAGGTTTTtgttctattattattttttctttctcttcttttggctactatttcttattctgaAATTCACTTTTATACCCTTCCTTATTGTTAATCAACAAATTTTCCAAATATAAGTAGGCAAAACATAATGGGTTGAAAACCAACCTATTTCGTGTATATTACATAAAAATGTaggcatttttttctcttttttttttttcatgggcCCTAATTAATAAACGCTAATCCGTAGACTAACATCTGCTTGTTAAAACCCCACTTACTTTGTGTGTAAGTTTTCATTAcacaactttttcatatatttagCTTCTGTATGAAAAATGTAGGCCTTTTTTATTAATCAGGAAATACTTATATCACTTAATTATTAAGGCTACTGTGACACGTTGGCGAATGCAAGCAGTCGATATGAACTTTGGAACTATAACTTTAGCTCTAATGGATGTACTGTTATTGtgttattattatatacaaaccAAATAATATCTGAGCAATTAAAGTTGATTTCTTAtccttctcctctctctcaacCCCTCCTCCCGGGCTAACTCCTAACTCCAATCTTTCTGTGTTTGTTTTAGGTGGTTCATTGTTACTTTTAACAAGTTACTCTCTAATAAAGCTTCCACAGTGAAGCTCATGATTATGCTAATATAAAGTCGTCTGTTAGGCTACATCCTATTCAAAACACACGTATATTAACTaatgtttaatatataaaaatgatgaatagtcAATATTGGTTAACATATCATACATGTTGAATAGTAGCCTTATGATCTTGAAAATGTTATCATGATAAGGCCACGAACGTATCATACAAAATCGCCCATAAATGTAATAGCATATAGCTAGGCTAGGCTTTCATGAGGATGAACTAGAGTCCGAGGTGACGCCGAGTAGAATAAGAATTATTCTGAAGATTAGTTAATTAATAGAGATTAAGGATTTAGATCGATAAAAGAAGGTCTAATAATAGGATTTATTCATAAAAGTCAAAAGCTGGTTCTGAAACCTACACTTCAGGATTTAATAGCTTTGGAAATATgagattttgataattttgctTGACAATGCAAAGTCTCaattattgcataaaaataaaatatttaattaaataagatcaATTTCACAAAAAGTCCGGCCCAAATCGaaataaaaatcatctataaaagcaacaacaaaacatttctataaaataaaaaaaataacctaAAATGACGATTCGAAAGAGAAATGGTTGATTTCAGAGTTATGAAACTGGAAGCACCGGGCATAGTGTAGTGACCATGACGTGTTTCTTGTGCATCAAAAAGAGCTTTTTGAATTAAGCTCATATGTGCATTTTGATACTTATAGCCAAAATTATGGTTAAAATACCAACATCTGCACAATATTTTGCCAACCCATGCGATCTTCATCTTTTACCGTCAAATTTACGTTGATCTGCTTCTCAAAATAGTTCAGTAATCAACATAAAATCTGGACCAAGATCTGCTACGCGTCAGTTTGGGTTTACATCACAAGGTGTCAAAAAAAGATCAGACCCTTGGCCTTTTGCTTGCGTGTTTTGTTCTTGGTGAGTATTCTGGTATGGCAGAAGCTTTATCCAGTACAGAACTCAAGGCCTGGTGAACGGTACTAGCAACCCCTTGGCATTCTTCAATATTGATGCACCCACCTTTGCAGCAGGTGAAAACGAACGCATTCTTCACCCGGCTTCCCAAGGTTGATATTTCCGCCTTCGCCATCTCAGGTTGAAGAGAATCAACAGCCTGTCTTAGATCAGAGAAAAGCTGTGGTCGGTAATCACAGCAGAGAGACGCCTTGTATGACATTGTTCCATCGTCTGCTCCATCAATAATATCGCACGGTTCAACTCTCACTTCATCGGCATCCATGGGAATGAGGAAACCCTGGCTTGTTTCAActgctttcttcttcaattctttCAATTGGCTGATTACTTCGGCAAGCAACGTGGCTTTGTCCATCTGAGAATGTCAATTAAACGACAAGGTTAAAGCCCAAAACACACAGTACTATTAATTACGCTAGATGATCAGCATTCAGCACATTTCTTTTCTGATCTTCTTTAGTTATTtattcattacaagaaaaatgacttttgtgactaatttattacaatcaaaagattttttgcaactaattttagttataaatagtcatttcgctagaattaactggTCGTAAATAAACAGTTTTTCTGTAGTATATATTATCACATGCAGCTAACTTTGTAGATCATTTAGGGAACTCTGGGAATACCTCAATCAGTATATAATTTACTACTAACAGCTGCTAGCAAGTAATACCAGCAACGTCATACTTTTTCTTTAACACAGGTACCTGCAATTGACCTAGAAATTCTTACCCACGATCGTGACCAATCTACTCTAGTTCTCAATCACAGCTACGTACAGAAAATCTCCTCCAACAAGGAGCTAAGCTGAAATCTGACTTTAGACAGTTTTAGCAAGGCAAGAAGATACAAGCAAATTGTATCCAACTAAAGAGAAACTTGGTAGCACCAATCCTGAAGTACTTCGACAAAAATTAATGGTTTTCTTCTCCCAAAAAACGTCTTGCTTACGttcctaaaaataataaaatatttgaaggtAAGTATCACAAACCTCAgccacacatatatattaatagtactCAACAGCTAGCTGGCAATATTCTGTGCCTACAATCCAAACGTGATCATCCGAAGTCACTTTCAGATACATATGTCATCCTAGAGACGACATCATATACACCGTCTGAGACTGAACTCGGaggataaattaataaatattgaataattcatatatattaagcTAAAGAGGCAAAAAGGGATTGGGAGCAGGTTGATTAAACAAGTACGAAACGGTGAATCATGGCTTTCTTTACTCTCGAGATGGCGTGCATTGGCAAGCATATTAACCACATGTTGCTTTCGGCAAAATACTTGAATATTAATTCATTCctaatcctatatatatatatatatatatatatatatatatatatatatacacacctgCATAATGGACAGGCCTGCATGATAGATTATTGAttgccaagaaaaaagaaaaaaagaaaaggaaccgAACTCACTCATCCAGGACTATGAAGTTATGAACAATctgcgtatatatatatatagattacgAGCAAAGTCAAATGAGACATATTGTAGTTAGGGAAGTTACTTTTGACTAACCGGGTTTCAGGTTGCAGGGGTCACTTAAGAAAATGTTAATATCATCAAGAGctattgtatatatatgttagctACAAAGGTCTTAATTTGAACAACCTTTTAATACTATATTAAGATTATCTACGTTTCTCCTAGTTGGCT
This window harbors:
- the LOC121266174 gene encoding putative transcription factor bHLH107; the encoded protein is MDSYSNSSYDYNPNPSFQSDFKRLLDPFSHSVEGFNGVMLGGSALMSHSLVLDSERGELVKAPTIVGKKGVSEAKALAALKSHSEAERRRRERINAHLTTLRGLVPCNERMDKATLLAEVISQLKELKKKAVETSQGFLIPMDADEVRVEPCDIIDGADDGTMSYKASLCCDYRPQLFSDLRQAVDSLQPEMAKAEISTLGSRVKNAFVFTCCKGGCINIEECQGVASTVHQALSSVLDKASAIPEYSPRTKHASKRPRV